One genomic segment of Arthrobacter sp. Marseille-P9274 includes these proteins:
- a CDS encoding DUF262 domain-containing protein: MDARNRSLDDWFARIRTGQLRLPRFQRFEAWSHNEVAGLVETVLRGLPSGATLILEVGDREPFVSRPLESAPVPRERVTEHLLDGQQRLTALWRSLHDNYPDRKYLLRFEEDEEHGGRVPVVLAQKRWTWRGTTYPVWCDNPADTWDRGYIPLQLLNEDSSKARAWARQACDDDADMVWEISDKIAKLSASVKSYNVPFLSLPVTTPKDVALDVFIKMNTSSVRLSAFDIVVAQLEEAMGQSLHDLVDDLRAQVPSLHRYADAGNLALDVAALRSDRAAVQQSYQKLNLKEVGEQWDDMVAGIKWAIEFLESERVFDAQRLPSIVVLPVLAAIHQHLPQALDAAGNARQLIRAYMWRAFLTRRYDQAAGSRALQDYRGLKMLLTGVRESRPAAAPIFDEEVTPLPITQDLVAAGWPKGREILARGILAVSLRAGARDIADDQTVTAAHLQSREYHHLFPDALLTKIGNLEPSKSMRALNCALITWSTNRTISSKPPLEYLQDRTSKAELGETEIQSRLASHVIPYNDLAVAGPYSEYDGDQVAKDYERFLIARAELMFPVIQILCAGGQP, from the coding sequence GTGGATGCACGTAACAGGTCACTGGACGACTGGTTTGCTCGGATCAGGACGGGACAGTTGCGACTACCACGGTTTCAAAGATTCGAGGCCTGGAGCCACAATGAAGTAGCTGGCCTCGTCGAGACTGTTCTGCGGGGGCTCCCCTCAGGCGCGACCCTGATTCTCGAAGTCGGCGACCGAGAGCCGTTCGTCAGCAGGCCCTTGGAAAGCGCTCCAGTCCCTAGAGAACGAGTCACTGAGCATCTACTTGACGGACAGCAGCGGCTGACAGCTTTGTGGCGCTCACTCCATGACAATTATCCGGACCGCAAGTATCTTCTTCGATTCGAGGAGGATGAGGAACACGGCGGAAGAGTCCCCGTCGTACTCGCTCAGAAACGCTGGACATGGCGTGGCACTACTTACCCGGTTTGGTGCGACAATCCTGCTGACACTTGGGACCGCGGATACATCCCCCTCCAACTGCTCAACGAAGATTCTTCAAAGGCTCGTGCGTGGGCACGGCAAGCGTGCGACGACGACGCCGATATGGTCTGGGAGATTAGCGACAAGATAGCGAAACTGTCGGCAAGCGTGAAGTCATACAACGTGCCGTTCCTCAGCCTGCCGGTGACAACGCCAAAGGACGTTGCACTGGATGTCTTCATCAAGATGAACACCTCGTCCGTCCGTCTCAGTGCCTTCGACATCGTAGTAGCACAGCTGGAAGAGGCGATGGGCCAGTCACTGCACGACCTCGTGGATGATCTTCGGGCCCAGGTTCCTTCGCTGCATCGCTACGCAGACGCCGGCAATCTCGCCCTCGATGTGGCTGCCCTGCGATCAGACCGAGCTGCGGTCCAGCAAAGCTACCAAAAGCTCAATCTCAAGGAGGTCGGCGAGCAATGGGACGACATGGTAGCCGGCATCAAGTGGGCCATCGAATTCCTTGAGTCCGAGCGCGTCTTCGATGCGCAGCGGCTGCCTTCCATCGTCGTGCTGCCCGTCCTTGCGGCAATCCACCAGCACTTGCCGCAGGCCTTGGATGCAGCTGGAAATGCCAGGCAGCTTATCCGGGCCTACATGTGGCGCGCGTTTCTTACCAGACGCTACGACCAGGCAGCTGGATCCCGTGCTCTCCAGGACTACCGTGGACTCAAGATGCTCTTGACAGGTGTCAGGGAATCACGCCCGGCCGCTGCCCCCATCTTCGACGAAGAAGTCACGCCGCTCCCCATCACTCAGGATTTGGTTGCCGCAGGATGGCCTAAAGGACGTGAAATTCTCGCGCGGGGAATCCTCGCAGTGTCTCTTCGGGCTGGAGCGCGCGATATAGCAGACGACCAGACTGTCACGGCGGCGCACCTGCAGTCCCGGGAGTACCACCACCTCTTTCCGGATGCCCTGCTTACGAAGATCGGCAACCTGGAGCCAAGCAAGTCGATGAGAGCACTCAACTGCGCTCTCATTACTTGGAGCACCAATCGAACCATCTCGAGCAAGCCGCCGCTTGAATACCTCCAAGACCGGACAAGCAAGGCGGAGCTGGGCGAGACGGAGATCCAGTCACGCCTCGCCTCACATGTCATTCCCTACAACGACCTGGCAGTGGCAGGACCTTATAGCGAGTACGACGGCGACCAGGTCGCCAAGGATTATGAGCGGTTCCTGATTGCTCGAGCGGAGCTGATGTTCCCGGTCATCCAGATCCTGTGCGCCGGCGGTCAGCCGTAG
- a CDS encoding DUF3320 domain-containing protein, translating to MSTDARKKLLAQMRAWREDLLSIDRRQKLVYFSHPKSGSFEIIEPGMVGIEQLVRTGTVHLRAEESEEGEGDTAVDLGLPAIDENRVFRVRSKTNQQIVSTCKRLHQRSEQEYADKGIWVLYLGLGMLTWVDPADKKKVSSPLLMVPVRLTKAGQVYVLGRTDDEPFLNTALSLKMSRDFGIELPDFDDDDVSIVDVAERVLQATSGQPTWTVDSRAILMPFSFHKEAMYKDLEQNEDTIISSDLIQLLSLGPEAPSAGSFAYEPPSDEQLDTVIAPENLHSILDADGSQRRCVIAARDGSSFVMDGPPGTGKSQTIANIIAELMATGKSVLFVSEKAAALDVVRDRLAARNLDPFLLELHSHKATRKQVVQTLHAELLKKPVARESFGAVEQKRLGQTRSELSAYAQAMNEVRRPLGRSLHDVLGRLSQLTGVENYPTGDKDTFSELSAEQLAMLLEHAIQLAGVWRPAEDGDAFLWRGLRGELMSMSDRKNAEDAALAAAKAVSGVVDAAQFFDSSLPFRDFDLNDDGLRQRLEVLKVYGVGRFVPASWWTIDQLDELDRRVIELRRITNERLTAIEEIAANFGAAWRSEDRQLFDALGNAMAADPNVFPEALGDMTVVDIKEAAGNLRGLIQNFGQLAEIAGKLGKLFKVDPDTVSMGRLQALIALARLSQSGNLPEANWLNPSVQGALDESARVLDNLTAMVREREETLNSVFKPEVLDLDLVGLKVRFAERKGFKVWSKQAREDKKTLRGVTQSGGAGKEIIARLDEALAWQQAQRDLSSGETEYSPRLGEYYHGTSTDFGRLSAALEVAREAIRLAGQDIAPGALASQIARGTEPEFDLIPTADRAEEQLSSVREEVRSLLHSEYGSALYTLPLPEVLTLLGQVAERLSNSSAERERLEAMGGSGLTLHACVEGIGKIGMLHELEAAVEAAATDDAELIGSRYQRFETDWDETDADRKWCREVRDVVKAPLDATAVPFLEEFRPEDHSLVGLVDTWRAARENLLDFFAPVQRTELENTLNESLSSADALLEEMADSAATDIDVWFEFSRLTNVMAREGMSDVIPALEAKAAPAAEVCDAVERAALEPWAESVIGVDERLKSHRADNRDQLVGSFQELDNRLVQEAFSAVVTACAARRPRSNAGPAAVIAHEANKKTRHKPIRRLLAETAGLAQALKPCFMMSPLSVSQYLPSELKFDVVIFDEASQVMPADAVNCIYRGRQLMVAGDQKQLPPTRFFASADAESEDEEAPDDFDSVLDLCKASGSLPSLPLTWHYRSRHEDLITYSNYRFYEGKLSTFPGATHEAGDLGVHHEYVADGVYRRGGDRSNPIEAERVVDRIVEHRRNNSDLSLGVVTFSTAQADAVSDAIERRVDTEPLLRGLMEDHDRLHGFFVKNLESVQGDERDIIIFSIGYGPDEHGKFTMMFGPLTKKGGERRLNVAITRARRRVEIVSSFRSSDMQETGSDGNRHLKNYLDFAERGHSALAEDMSGSVGDVESPFEEEVVRTIRSWGYGAVSQVGSAGYRIDIGVPHPDQPGRFVLGVECDGAAYHSAKTARDRDRLRESVLRGLGWEIHRIWGISWYRDRATQEERLKAAIQQAIRAADQPKTQPKTAKVEPMEQLEYQEVDLEAAPEWTVPYRKYSQRDESYRYEPGKVDALPDLISYCSAVLSVEAPVHVDTVLERVKADWGVGRAGSQIQKNVRQALGMARVNGSRAKVYADGFVRVPGDESTPVRTPDDDGDIRKVNLIPPEEIEEAVVRVVADAVFANEEQIKQTVRGIFGWNRSGNDIQTAVQKALFKVVKNRRCVKDDSGNYFVA from the coding sequence TTGAGCACCGATGCTCGCAAAAAGCTTCTTGCCCAAATGCGGGCATGGCGGGAGGACTTGCTGTCAATCGACAGGCGTCAGAAGCTCGTCTACTTTTCACACCCCAAGAGCGGGTCTTTCGAAATCATTGAGCCGGGCATGGTGGGCATTGAACAGTTGGTCCGCACTGGTACCGTCCATTTGCGTGCAGAGGAGTCAGAAGAGGGCGAAGGCGACACTGCAGTCGACCTCGGACTCCCAGCGATCGACGAAAACCGGGTCTTTCGTGTCCGAAGCAAGACAAACCAGCAGATCGTGTCGACGTGTAAGCGGCTGCACCAACGGTCGGAACAGGAGTACGCAGACAAAGGCATCTGGGTTCTTTATCTGGGACTCGGCATGCTTACCTGGGTTGATCCAGCCGACAAAAAGAAGGTCAGTAGCCCACTCCTGATGGTGCCCGTCCGCCTCACCAAGGCCGGGCAGGTGTATGTCCTTGGGCGCACGGACGACGAGCCCTTCCTCAATACCGCTCTGTCGTTGAAGATGAGCCGGGACTTCGGAATTGAGCTGCCGGACTTTGACGACGACGACGTTTCGATCGTCGACGTAGCCGAGCGTGTCTTACAGGCCACGAGCGGCCAGCCGACATGGACAGTGGATTCGCGGGCCATCCTTATGCCCTTCAGCTTCCACAAAGAGGCGATGTATAAGGACCTGGAGCAGAACGAAGACACGATTATCAGCAGCGACCTCATCCAGCTGCTCTCTCTCGGTCCCGAGGCGCCGAGCGCCGGTTCCTTCGCCTATGAGCCACCGTCTGACGAGCAGCTCGATACTGTCATCGCGCCGGAGAATCTCCACAGTATCCTGGACGCAGACGGCAGCCAGCGTCGTTGTGTGATTGCAGCACGCGACGGCAGTAGCTTTGTCATGGATGGTCCTCCTGGTACGGGTAAGAGCCAGACAATCGCCAACATCATTGCTGAGCTAATGGCTACCGGAAAGAGCGTGCTGTTCGTATCCGAGAAAGCAGCGGCCCTTGACGTGGTGCGTGACCGCCTTGCAGCCCGAAACCTGGATCCCTTCCTGCTCGAGCTGCACAGTCACAAGGCAACCCGCAAACAGGTCGTGCAGACCTTACACGCGGAACTACTCAAAAAACCCGTTGCTCGCGAATCGTTCGGAGCCGTGGAGCAGAAACGGCTCGGGCAGACGCGTTCAGAGTTGAGTGCATACGCGCAGGCCATGAACGAGGTTCGTCGACCGCTGGGAAGATCTCTGCATGACGTACTCGGCCGACTGTCCCAGCTCACCGGCGTCGAGAACTATCCCACAGGTGATAAAGATACGTTCTCCGAGCTGAGCGCTGAGCAGCTTGCCATGCTCTTGGAACATGCGATTCAGCTTGCGGGCGTTTGGCGACCCGCCGAAGATGGCGATGCCTTCCTATGGCGCGGACTGCGAGGCGAATTGATGTCGATGAGCGACCGCAAGAATGCCGAGGATGCTGCTCTGGCGGCCGCAAAGGCCGTCAGCGGTGTGGTAGACGCCGCACAGTTTTTCGACTCGTCTCTGCCGTTCAGGGACTTCGATCTGAATGACGACGGACTTCGGCAACGCCTCGAAGTGCTCAAGGTCTATGGCGTAGGACGTTTCGTTCCTGCTTCTTGGTGGACCATTGATCAACTCGATGAGTTGGACCGTCGGGTCATCGAGCTGCGCCGGATCACCAATGAACGGCTAACTGCGATCGAAGAGATTGCCGCGAATTTCGGGGCTGCTTGGAGGTCAGAGGACCGTCAACTTTTCGATGCTCTGGGAAACGCGATGGCCGCGGACCCAAATGTATTCCCCGAAGCATTGGGCGACATGACAGTCGTCGATATCAAAGAAGCCGCAGGCAACCTCCGCGGGCTCATTCAGAATTTTGGTCAGCTGGCCGAGATAGCAGGAAAGCTCGGCAAGCTGTTCAAGGTCGATCCTGACACTGTTTCGATGGGCAGACTGCAAGCTTTGATCGCCCTGGCACGGTTGTCCCAGTCGGGGAATCTGCCGGAGGCCAACTGGTTGAACCCGAGTGTGCAGGGAGCGCTGGATGAGAGCGCCCGAGTCCTCGACAATTTGACCGCCATGGTGCGCGAACGCGAAGAGACTCTGAATTCCGTTTTCAAGCCGGAAGTATTGGACCTCGACTTGGTAGGTCTGAAGGTCCGCTTCGCCGAGCGCAAGGGCTTCAAGGTTTGGAGCAAACAAGCGCGGGAGGACAAGAAGACGCTGCGGGGAGTGACGCAGAGCGGCGGCGCCGGCAAGGAAATCATTGCGAGGTTGGATGAAGCCTTGGCCTGGCAGCAGGCACAACGGGATTTGAGCAGTGGTGAAACGGAGTATTCGCCACGTCTAGGCGAGTATTATCACGGGACCAGTACGGACTTCGGCCGGCTTAGCGCCGCCCTCGAAGTTGCACGGGAAGCTATCCGGTTGGCTGGCCAAGACATTGCGCCAGGCGCTCTGGCTTCTCAAATCGCCAGGGGCACTGAGCCTGAGTTCGACCTCATCCCCACCGCGGACCGTGCTGAAGAGCAACTGAGCAGCGTCCGTGAAGAAGTCCGGTCACTTCTGCATTCCGAGTACGGGAGTGCGCTCTACACTCTGCCGCTGCCCGAGGTCCTGACCCTTCTAGGACAGGTGGCGGAGCGCTTGTCCAACTCCTCAGCGGAACGCGAGCGGTTGGAAGCGATGGGCGGTTCAGGTCTTACACTGCATGCTTGTGTCGAGGGAATCGGCAAGATCGGCATGCTGCATGAACTGGAAGCAGCAGTTGAGGCTGCCGCTACGGATGATGCGGAGCTTATCGGCTCCCGCTACCAGCGGTTCGAGACAGACTGGGACGAGACCGACGCCGACCGGAAATGGTGCCGCGAAGTACGCGACGTCGTGAAGGCGCCGCTGGACGCCACAGCGGTGCCCTTTTTGGAAGAATTCCGTCCGGAGGACCATTCCTTGGTTGGACTTGTGGACACATGGCGGGCCGCGAGGGAAAATCTGCTGGATTTTTTCGCGCCGGTTCAACGGACTGAACTCGAGAACACGCTTAACGAGTCGTTGTCCTCTGCAGATGCGTTGCTCGAGGAGATGGCGGACAGCGCAGCCACGGACATCGACGTCTGGTTCGAATTCAGCCGCCTTACCAACGTCATGGCCAGGGAAGGCATGTCGGACGTCATTCCGGCGTTAGAGGCTAAAGCCGCACCCGCAGCCGAAGTTTGCGACGCCGTCGAACGCGCTGCATTGGAGCCATGGGCCGAATCCGTCATCGGGGTCGACGAACGACTCAAGTCCCACCGTGCCGATAACCGAGATCAGCTAGTTGGCTCATTTCAAGAACTCGACAACCGACTCGTGCAAGAAGCCTTCAGCGCTGTTGTCACTGCCTGCGCAGCACGACGGCCGCGTTCGAACGCAGGTCCGGCCGCAGTCATAGCCCACGAGGCCAATAAGAAGACGAGGCATAAGCCAATTCGGAGGTTACTGGCAGAAACCGCGGGACTCGCACAGGCCTTGAAGCCCTGCTTTATGATGAGTCCGCTCTCGGTCTCACAGTACCTGCCTTCAGAGCTTAAGTTCGACGTCGTTATCTTTGACGAGGCTTCCCAGGTAATGCCGGCGGACGCCGTGAACTGCATCTATCGCGGACGACAGCTGATGGTGGCCGGCGACCAGAAGCAGCTGCCGCCAACTCGTTTCTTCGCCTCCGCTGACGCGGAGAGTGAAGACGAAGAGGCGCCGGACGACTTCGACAGTGTTCTTGACCTCTGCAAGGCATCAGGCTCACTGCCTTCGCTGCCATTGACCTGGCACTACCGGAGCCGGCACGAGGACTTGATCACTTACTCGAACTATAGGTTCTATGAGGGAAAACTAAGCACCTTCCCCGGGGCGACGCATGAGGCCGGCGACCTAGGCGTTCATCACGAATATGTAGCCGACGGAGTCTATCGGCGCGGTGGCGACCGTTCCAACCCCATCGAAGCAGAGAGGGTAGTTGACCGGATCGTCGAGCACCGGCGAAACAACAGCGACCTTTCGCTCGGTGTAGTCACCTTCTCGACAGCGCAGGCAGATGCAGTCTCCGACGCCATTGAGCGGCGTGTGGACACTGAACCGTTGTTGCGTGGTCTGATGGAGGACCACGACCGCTTGCACGGTTTCTTCGTCAAAAACCTCGAATCCGTTCAGGGCGACGAGCGCGACATCATCATCTTCAGCATTGGCTACGGCCCTGATGAGCATGGAAAATTCACGATGATGTTTGGTCCGTTGACTAAGAAGGGCGGCGAACGTCGACTCAACGTTGCCATAACTCGTGCCCGCCGGCGCGTCGAGATTGTCAGTTCCTTCCGCTCGAGCGACATGCAGGAGACAGGCTCGGACGGAAACAGGCATCTGAAGAACTACTTGGATTTCGCTGAACGAGGCCATTCCGCTCTCGCTGAGGATATGTCAGGAAGCGTGGGCGATGTTGAGAGTCCGTTTGAGGAGGAAGTCGTTCGAACCATTCGGTCCTGGGGCTATGGTGCGGTTTCTCAGGTGGGCTCGGCTGGTTACCGCATCGATATCGGGGTACCTCATCCAGACCAGCCAGGCCGCTTCGTGCTCGGCGTGGAATGCGACGGCGCTGCCTACCATTCCGCTAAGACTGCCCGCGACCGAGATCGTTTGCGGGAGTCGGTGCTTCGGGGACTCGGCTGGGAAATCCACAGGATCTGGGGAATCAGCTGGTACCGCGACAGGGCGACGCAGGAGGAACGGTTGAAGGCGGCTATCCAGCAGGCCATTCGAGCTGCCGATCAGCCGAAAACCCAGCCAAAAACGGCCAAGGTCGAGCCGATGGAACAGCTTGAATACCAAGAAGTAGACTTAGAGGCTGCTCCCGAATGGACCGTGCCCTATCGAAAGTACAGTCAGCGCGATGAGTCGTATAGATACGAGCCCGGTAAGGTAGATGCACTCCCTGATCTGATCTCTTACTGCTCCGCTGTGCTCTCTGTCGAGGCCCCTGTGCATGTGGATACCGTGCTGGAACGAGTGAAGGCAGACTGGGGCGTCGGCCGTGCGGGATCGCAGATTCAGAAGAACGTGCGTCAAGCTCTAGGGATGGCGCGCGTCAACGGTTCTAGGGCGAAGGTCTATGCAGACGGATTTGTTAGGGTTCCGGGAGATGAATCAACACCGGTTCGTACACCAGATGACGACGGTGACATCCGCAAAGTGAACCTCATTCCACCGGAAGAGATCGAAGAAGCCGTCGTGAGAGTGGTTGCTGATGCTGTCTTCGCCAATGAGGAACAGATCAAGCAGACCGTTCGGGGTATTTTCGGCTGGAACCGTTCGGGAAACGATATCCAAACTGCGGTCCAAAAAGCACTGTTCAAAGTCGTGAAAAACCGCCGGTGCGTCAAAGACGACAGCGGCAACTACTTTGTAGCCTGA